The nucleotide sequence AGTACTCAAGTCGATTTTACACTACTATTTTCCTCTATTCCAGACCCTTGACCTCTCCAACAACCGCCTGCATGAAATCCCACCCAATCTAAGCGAGTGCCCCAAGTTAAAGGAGATCAACTTCAAGGGCAACAAGCTCAACGACAAACGGCTGGAGAAAATGGTCAACGGTTGCCAGACTAAGTCCATCCTCGATTATCTCCGAGGGAAGGGCAGAGAAGGGGAGGAGAAAGGTGACGTGGGTGGCAAGAAGAAAAGACAACAGCAGAGAAagaagagagaagaagaagaggatcaAATGGAAGACATCAACAAGATGGTGTTGAGGGTTCTTTGCGTTTCTGAGGCTCGAGAGATCCTCACCGTCAAAGTGAGCGCCGAGGTCAAGGAAGTTCGGCCTTATTTGGTCTGCTGTGTGGTTAGAGGGATGAATCTGAAATCGGGGAATTCTCTCAAACGCTTCCTCATGGCACAGGTATAGTAGTCATTTGGTGATGgtaaatccagtttttttttctttgtgttttttttgggcttttGTTTCTGTTTATAATACAGGTAAGGTGTGGTTAAGGTGTTGGCACTAGTGGAAAATGTAATAGTTTGTCATTGAGAGGAAGGGTGGCAGACTCGGGTTGGGTCGCGggacgctttaacgtcaacttgattttatgtgggccgaactattttagatataatatttggatttttttaaataaattgattaaatgaactggattaaaagccctgaatattcagttttttatagatctaaaacaatgattattttagcattttttaaaatatatttttagattttacaaaattattttttaactaaaaactgtaaaaaaaatcgttaacaaaatacaattattcatttaaaagggggaaaatcaggaaatttaatatacatctatactcattttaatattaatattaaattatattaatatttaatattttaaatttaacattttaatttgatcctaaaacagaaagtcggcactcatcatttactttttcgggccactaaaaatgatgtggtgggccagatttggcccccgagccgacAATTTGACatctttgaattattattattatttttgatttagtataaaacaaaaaatacatttgtatttattttgacttaaaatgagccaaaaactatttttgtagTTCTTCATTAAGCTTTTATGGATTAGCAAAATAAGCGTTTCAAACATCTacttttcctcaaaaaaaaaaacggaagctgcctttagaattattattaatattcattcatttatgaatatttactcattcatcaaaacatgtattttcattgtaatatcctatttttaggtGAAGTTTGTTTTCccgagggtgggaacaaatatgtatttagtgattttaaatgagaaaaaaatgatttgagataagagtaaattgACTTACGACCTctgtcctggaacgcattaagctcatatctcaagagcTCTAACCCGAAACGCATtacactcgtatctcaaggtattactgtaattgttTCTGACAACACTTaccgcaaaaaaacattttattacaatcgcaaaataaaaccaaaaaaaatgtcatgtcaatGTAGTACCTTCTAATTTCCATTTCCATTCCATCTCTAACCCAGAACAAACTCCATGACGAAATATGCGGCAGAAGAACCATCGCGACCATCGCCACTCACGACGCGCAACGTCTCAAAGGCCCGCTGGTGTACGACGCCATACCTCCCACGCAGCTCAAAGTAGGCTAACATCCCATTCCcacattgtcaaaaaaaaaaaaaaaactcacccgaGTCTCTCACATTTCTGACATGGTTTCTTTTACCCCTTCCCCGGGCCAGATTGTCCCGTTGGGTCGGAAGGAGATGACGGCCGTGGAGCTGATGCGCCATCTTCAGCTGGAAGCTGACGAGCTGAGGAAGCAGAAGAAGAGGCAGAATGTTACCGGCCTTCACAAGTCAGTCCCCAAACACAAAATACATGCTTTTCCAtacattttctgtttgtttcatatgtactgttaacggatgcacttttttatatgttatcgtatcttgtgctgacccggcccatctgtcaaatttttaaagtcaatgtgactagtatcacacctgccataagaaAATCCATGCCTACTACCCATAAATGATAtagtcataataaaatgtaatcattcatatctatgaataaaacctctaaataaatgacactagaatatgcacaaatatgACTTAAATTTAACCTTATTTTTCTCACTAAtcgttttcattcaaatgttttttctgaTGAATGTCACCTTATTTATGCAATAATATTCCATCAGAAAATTTGCTTTTCAAGTTTAGGTTCACTGAATGTTTTGCGGTGAACACCAATTTCACCACTTGTTCTACTAATTGCACTTATTCTAGTTCTACTAATCTGATAACCATTCTATTTTATAAGAACCgcatttattttgtactttggcTCATTTCACCATGATAAAGGCTTGGCAGCAGTTTAACCGAACTGTTAGCTATATGCTAACTTGCAAAAAGTCATTGATTTTAATCTGTAATTACAGTTTATTGTCTATCAGTGACAGGATCGCCATTATGTGAATTGTATTGCAAAATGGCACagaactttttttaatgtttatttttttcccaattgaatttgaattttattttttgcgcCGAATTTGTTTGCTGTGAACACGAAAGTGAGcattttagagggaacattgatgacAACAACATCTTTTTCCAGATATCTGGAGCTTCTTAAAGGAAAAGCATTATACCCTTGTTTGGTGGACGCAGAAGGACATGTGATTTCGTTCCCGCCAATCACAAACAGTGAGAAAACTAAGGTGTGTGTTATATGAAATTGTATGaaataatctgaaaaatactccagtaataatgacatttttccgcCTTGATCAAAAAATCCacaacagattaaaaaaacaactaaggaGTTGTTCTTGGAGGTGACAAGTGCCCAAAGCCTGCAGACCTGTAAAGATGTCATGGATACTTTGATCGAAGTAAGATACTTTagaaatattttccctttttaagattgaaatgttatttaaagATTAACCAAATTTGGTCGTTTTCTGGCAGAAAATGGCAGAGTTGAATAAATTCACGACTGCGCAAGGAGAGGAAGACGGTTcaggtgaagaagaagaaaccacCCCATTGGAGCAGACGGGTGCCGGGGAGACTGGCAATGAATTGGTCATCCAACAAGTCCGAACGGTGGACCAGGACGGGAATCTAAAAGTGGTCTATCCATCCAAGACTGACCTAACCAGTGAAGACTCCAATTTGACTGTAAAATGGTAGCACGTTTACTTctcaaaaggcaatttaaacagtacatagagtTCTAAAGTCTTGTATTGCaaggaaaaaatgacaataaagttatttttttgccataattTCTCTCACACTTTCATTTCTCCTAAAGTCTTATTTAACTTAATCTTTCATTAAGTACTCCctaggcctgcatgggttttctctgggtgctccagtttcctcccacattccaaaaacatgcatgtcagggttgattggacactaaattgcccttagctattagtgattggttgtttatctccttgtacctagtgattggctgtccacttGAGGATGTTCCCCATCTCtggtctgaagtcagctgggataagttcCAGCACCACTTACAatcctaatgaagataaagtagttcagaaaaagatatttttacaATGGTTGTCCAATCATTCTTGAAAGACCGATAAATTAAAGATTAGTCCTCTAAATTGAGGATCAGAATGAGTAAAAAGATAaggtttttaacattttaaatgtacactCATCAGCTGCAATTTATGACTATAGATGTCTACTTTCTTCTGACTGTAAATGCTGCATATTAATCACCATTAATAATAgtgaaatacacatttttgtgatatttttatcCTAAATATTGACAGTGAATGAGGTATGAATTGTATTCCTAGAATTTACATCTTATAAAAACATTAGTTTTTACAATATTTACACTACTGAAATTTTGTAGACCATGTAGAACAGAAAGTTAAATTCACATGGTATAAGTGACATAAATTGCACTTGGAAACTTAAGTTCAATGATTATCTTATATTAGTGTTAAATTTTGATCACTGAGGAAATTAAGTGACAAACTTTACTTAGAGTTTATGTTTTCCAATTGTTTCTATTAGCCAAATTTAAACCTTTGGCACACGGCATTTTACTTTAGAAATTTTCTTTATTCACAGCAGACTATTAAAATATGGGCATTCAGGTTGCTTAACAGGCCATAGTTTGGGACATAACTGGAGGTGCACTAAAAGGTTTTTTAAACTATTAGTATTTGAATAGTGAGATTACAGTGTTTGAAATTTTTAGGTTTTAATGTCCAAGCCATTTGGACAACATTCAAAGCTAAAGAAACATCGCTAAATAGGAAAAACAAAAGTTTACAGGCAAACACCCAAATTGAAACCAATTCTTCTTCCTACCACAACAGGAAGCTCAGCAGAAATTGCGCTTCACAATTAGCCATGTATTATACATCAAATTTTGCTTTCAAGATGAAATAAAGGCCCAAAAAAAGTTGCAAATTCTGCCAAACTTCCCTTTCAAGTACATTTATTGAGGTAATATTTGAAGACAACCATGTTCCATTccacaaaaatacagtttaTCACAGCTTACAGAAGGACTGAAAACATAGCATCTCCTGGTTTACTGGGAATTGGAAGAACGTCTTCCAGTACCTGTCGCAAAAAAAGGCATAACATGGACAATGTTCATTTCAAGTCCCAACAAATGTTCTGTATATCAAGTCAAAAGGCTATTTTGATTAAA is from Stigmatopora nigra isolate UIUO_SnigA chromosome 1, RoL_Snig_1.1, whole genome shotgun sequence and encodes:
- the lrrc47 gene encoding leucine-rich repeat-containing protein 47, with amino-acid sequence MDDAETWPEVEKAALEKRRELVFQGATADAKISSHGGLPSSLYSLTLLNYLEVSQCPSLTELHEDIQHLSTLQSLILCRNKIAHIPVTIGSLKSLKVLDLSSNNLDLLSDGITQLLELTTLNVSCNRLEVLPDGLSNCVKLSTINMSKNRIETFPSDFYSPRLDRLSTVMASDNTLVELSRDVNKLTGLKTLDLSNNRLHEIPPNLSECPKLKEINFKGNKLNDKRLEKMVNGCQTKSILDYLRGKGREGEEKGDVGGKKKRQQQRKKREEEEDQMEDINKMVLRVLCVSEAREILTVKVSAEVKEVRPYLVCCVVRGMNLKSGNSLKRFLMAQNKLHDEICGRRTIATIATHDAQRLKGPLVYDAIPPTQLKIVPLGRKEMTAVELMRHLQLEADELRKQKKRQNVTGLHKYLELLKGKALYPCLVDAEGHVISFPPITNSEKTKIKKTTKELFLEVTSAQSLQTCKDVMDTLIEKMAELNKFTTAQGEEDGSGEEEETTPLEQTGAGETGNELVIQQVRTVDQDGNLKVVYPSKTDLTSEDSNLTVKW